TTTTATTTTTCCGCCTCCCACACCTTCAGCAAAGGATAGGGATTGATCGCCTCACGTTCCCATGACAATAGGCTTTCCCGGACATAGATGCCGAAATGGAGGTGGGGAGGAAATTTTCCCGTCGTCCCCTTCGGGCCGTAACCGCTGTCTCCCACGTAGCCGATCACTTGGCCCCTTTCCACCCGTTGTCCCGCCTTGATCCCCTCGCCGTAACGGCTCATGTGGGCGTAATAGTAGAAGATCTGGGGATGATTCCGGTCCATGACGGTGACGGCCCATCCCCCGAGCCGGTTCCACCCTTTGCGCACGATGACCCCGTCGGCAACCGACAGGATGGGGATCCCCTTCTTCGCCATCAGATCGGTTCCTTCGTGTTTCCGATCGCCGCCGTAGGTTCGGCCGGCTCCCCAGGTATCCGAGTAGGAGACGCGATCCCGATCCGATCTCCGAAAGGG
This genomic interval from Planifilum fimeticola contains the following:
- a CDS encoding M23 family metallopeptidase, whose translation is MIRRVLVVLLMIAALMAALFFIFREWFRSGEVRELRLPADLARHYAEAERETGVSWAYLAAIDEVESGYEQATPSSIRERAGWIRERTEGNGHSVRAAERAIRQGFPDNRAEEILEIAESYRWMVPSLTEGYAFPFRRSDRDRVSYSDTWGAGRTYGGDRKHEGTDLMAKKGIPILSVADGVIVRKGWNRLGGWAVTVMDRNHPQIFYYYAHMSRYGEGIKAGQRVERGQVIGYVGDSGYGPKGTTGKFPPHLHFGIYVRESLLSWEREAINPYPLLKVWEAEK